A stretch of the Malus sylvestris chromosome 10, drMalSylv7.2, whole genome shotgun sequence genome encodes the following:
- the LOC126585770 gene encoding G-type lectin S-receptor-like serine/threonine-protein kinase CES101 isoform X10, with protein sequence MGSCRTCLLIFSSLVVWTYYYTAASAQVTHKPGDTLKPGDTLKPGESLNSTTWLCSAMGTFCLGFCVYDKSNSSQLCIWGRDTSNTGWIASRDKPVLYPTGVLTLDKNKTLKIMDQGRTRLELYSASRETANTNTSTVVATLLDSGNFILQEVNTIHGSKNRILWQSFDHPTDTLYPGMMLGVNHRNGHMLSLTSWSSDYNPKPEPFTLEWDYKTQELQIKRRGVVYWTSGALTSKRFKLLRKRYNFSIVSNKNEDYFSYYSLSQTSASEWYLTSTGLLFDYGGVDIARADNCYGYNTDGGCQRWAEKPTCRHVGDIFELKTGFFKPTTTNSTPDSTFPSDSNESLSISDCKDSCWKNCECLGYTFLNADDESGCQYYTGINWEFIQDFTGDSTQNFNMLKTKSPHSNVHLLINAGTKKRIFIGTGITVATLLLMVPCIACYVLRRRKFALPGEKETNIIEDELLDLMRFDRPTDANARQNDGNMRHDLSVFSYASVMAATCNFSQENKLGQGGFGPVYKGKLVTGQEVAVKRLSKCSGQGTLEFKNELILIYELQHKNLVKLFGFCIHGEERMLIYEYMPNKSLDYFLFDSTRVMLLDWKKRFSIIEGIAQGLLYLHKYSRVTVIHRDLKASNILLDENMNPKISDFGMARIFKHNELEANTNRVVGT encoded by the exons ATGGGTAGCTGCAGAACTTGCTTGCTCATATTTTCAAGCTTAGTGGTGTGGACTTATTATTATACTGCTGCAAGTGCACAGGTGACACACAAACCAGGTGACACACTCAAACCAGGTGACACACTCAAACCAGGTGAGTCTCTCAACTCCACAACTTGGTTATGTTCCGCAATGGGGACCTTCTGCTTAGGTTTCTGTGTATATGACAAATCGAATTCCAGCCAGTTGTGCATATGGGGACGTGATACTAGTAACACAGGGTGGATTGCTAGCCGAGACAAACCTGTTTTATACCCAACAGGAGTTCTTACCTTGGACAAGAACAAAACATTGAAAATTATGGACCAAGGCAGGACACGGTTGGAGCTTTACTCTGCTAGTAGAGAAACTGCAAATACTAACACTAGTACTGTGGTGGCTACTCTACTGGATTCTGGCAATTTTATCCTACAAGAAGTGAACACTATCCATGGATCGAAAAATCGGATTTTGTGGCAAAGTTTTGATCATCCAACAGATACCCTTTATCCAGGCATGATGTTAGGTGTTAACCATAGAAACGGGCACATGTTGTCACTTACTTCATGGTCAAGCGACTACAACCCAAAGCCGGAGCCTTTCACTCTTGAATGGGACTACAAAACGCAAGAATTGCAGATTAAGCGACGCGGAGTGGTTTACTGGACTAGTGGAGCCCTCACAAGTAAGAGATTTAAGCTGCTGAGGAAGAGGTATAATTTTAGCATTGTTTCGAACAAAAACGAAGACTACTTCTCTTACTACTCTCTAAGCCAGACTTCTGCATCAGAATGGTATTTAACCTCAACTGGACTGCTATTTGACTATGGAGGAGTTGATATTGCAAGAGCAGATAACTGTTATGGCTATAACACAGATGGAGGGTGCCAGAGATGGGCGGAGAAGCCAACTTGCAGACATGTTGGTGACATATTCGAGCTAAAAACTGGTTTCTTTAAACCAACCACCACAAATTCCACCCCAGATTCAACCTTCCCTAGTGATTCTAATGAAAGTCTAAGTATTAGTGATTGTAAAGATTCTTGTTGGAAAAATTGCGAGTGCCTCGGATACACCTTTCTAAATGCAGATGATGAGTCTGGATGTCAATATTATACCGGAATAAACTGGGAGTTCATACAAGACTTCACCGGTGATAGTACACAAAATTTCAATATGTTGAAAACAAAGTCACCTCACAGTAATG TACATTTACTAATCAATGCAGGAACAAAAAAGCGGATATTTATTGGCACTGGTATCACAGTTGCTACTCTACTACTAATGGTCCCCTGCATCGCCTGCTATGTACTACGAAGAAGAAAATTTGCACTTCCAG GCGAGAAAGAGACAAATATCATTGAGGATGAATTGCTTGACTTAATGAGATTTGATCGGCCTACTGATGCCAATGCACGTCAAAATGATGGAAATATGAGACATGATTTAAGTGTCTTTAGTTATGCATCTGTAATGGCTGCCACATGCAATTTCTCACAAGAAAACAAGCTCGGACAAGGGGGATTTGGTCCGGTTTATAAG GGAAAATTGGTGACGGGACAAGAAGTAGCAGTTAAGAGGCTTTCAAAGTGTTCAGGGCAAGGAACGTTGGAGTTTAAGAATGAATTGATACTCATATATGAACTCCAACATAAAAACCTTGTCAAACTTTTTGGATTTTGCATTCATGGTGAAGAGAGGATGCTTATATACGAGTATATGCCAAACAAAAGTTTGGACTACTTTTTATTCG ATTCAACAAGAGTCATGCTACTTGATTGGAAGAAGCGTTTCAGTATAATTGAAGGAATTGCTCAAGGATTGCTTTACTTGCACAAGTACTCAAGAGTTACTGTAATTCACAGAGATTTAAAAGCAAGTAACATACTACTTGATGAAAATATGAACCCCAAAATATCTGATTTTGGTATGGCAAGGATTTTCAAGCATAATGAACTAGAAGCAAATACTAATAGGGTTGTCGGAACATA G
- the LOC126585770 gene encoding G-type lectin S-receptor-like serine/threonine-protein kinase At1g67520 isoform X1: MGSCRTCLLIFSSLVVWTYYYTAASAQVTHKPGDTLKPGDTLKPGESLNSTTWLCSAMGTFCLGFCVYDKSNSSQLCIWGRDTSNTGWIASRDKPVLYPTGVLTLDKNKTLKIMDQGRTRLELYSASRETANTNTSTVVATLLDSGNFILQEVNTIHGSKNRILWQSFDHPTDTLYPGMMLGVNHRNGHMLSLTSWSSDYNPKPEPFTLEWDYKTQELQIKRRGVVYWTSGALTSKRFKLLRKRYNFSIVSNKNEDYFSYYSLSQTSASEWYLTSTGLLFDYGGVDIARADNCYGYNTDGGCQRWAEKPTCRHVGDIFELKTGFFKPTTTNSTPDSTFPSDSNESLSISDCKDSCWKNCECLGYTFLNADDESGCQYYTGINWEFIQDFTGDSTQNFNMLKTKSPHSNVHLLINAGTKKRIFIGTGITVATLLLMVPCIACYVLRRRKFALPGEKETNIIEDELLDLMRFDRPTDANARQNDGNMRHDLSVFSYASVMAATCNFSQENKLGQGGFGPVYKGKLVTGQEVAVKRLSKCSGQGTLEFKNELILIYELQHKNLVKLFGFCIHGEERMLIYEYMPNKSLDYFLFDSTRVMLLDWKKRFSIIEGIAQGLLYLHKYSRVTVIHRDLKASNILLDENMNPKISDFGMARIFKHNELEANTNRVVGTYGYMSPEYAMDGLFSIKSDVYSFGVLMLEIVSGRRNNSFYNADRLLNIVGYAWELWKEGTVLELMDPALGDSCIKDQLLRCVHVGLLCVEENAADRPTMSDVVSMLTNQSTPLPLPAKAAFFTGRNVVENGSSGKKSEFFSSNEISNSTAVPR, translated from the exons ATGGGTAGCTGCAGAACTTGCTTGCTCATATTTTCAAGCTTAGTGGTGTGGACTTATTATTATACTGCTGCAAGTGCACAGGTGACACACAAACCAGGTGACACACTCAAACCAGGTGACACACTCAAACCAGGTGAGTCTCTCAACTCCACAACTTGGTTATGTTCCGCAATGGGGACCTTCTGCTTAGGTTTCTGTGTATATGACAAATCGAATTCCAGCCAGTTGTGCATATGGGGACGTGATACTAGTAACACAGGGTGGATTGCTAGCCGAGACAAACCTGTTTTATACCCAACAGGAGTTCTTACCTTGGACAAGAACAAAACATTGAAAATTATGGACCAAGGCAGGACACGGTTGGAGCTTTACTCTGCTAGTAGAGAAACTGCAAATACTAACACTAGTACTGTGGTGGCTACTCTACTGGATTCTGGCAATTTTATCCTACAAGAAGTGAACACTATCCATGGATCGAAAAATCGGATTTTGTGGCAAAGTTTTGATCATCCAACAGATACCCTTTATCCAGGCATGATGTTAGGTGTTAACCATAGAAACGGGCACATGTTGTCACTTACTTCATGGTCAAGCGACTACAACCCAAAGCCGGAGCCTTTCACTCTTGAATGGGACTACAAAACGCAAGAATTGCAGATTAAGCGACGCGGAGTGGTTTACTGGACTAGTGGAGCCCTCACAAGTAAGAGATTTAAGCTGCTGAGGAAGAGGTATAATTTTAGCATTGTTTCGAACAAAAACGAAGACTACTTCTCTTACTACTCTCTAAGCCAGACTTCTGCATCAGAATGGTATTTAACCTCAACTGGACTGCTATTTGACTATGGAGGAGTTGATATTGCAAGAGCAGATAACTGTTATGGCTATAACACAGATGGAGGGTGCCAGAGATGGGCGGAGAAGCCAACTTGCAGACATGTTGGTGACATATTCGAGCTAAAAACTGGTTTCTTTAAACCAACCACCACAAATTCCACCCCAGATTCAACCTTCCCTAGTGATTCTAATGAAAGTCTAAGTATTAGTGATTGTAAAGATTCTTGTTGGAAAAATTGCGAGTGCCTCGGATACACCTTTCTAAATGCAGATGATGAGTCTGGATGTCAATATTATACCGGAATAAACTGGGAGTTCATACAAGACTTCACCGGTGATAGTACACAAAATTTCAATATGTTGAAAACAAAGTCACCTCACAGTAATG TACATTTACTAATCAATGCAGGAACAAAAAAGCGGATATTTATTGGCACTGGTATCACAGTTGCTACTCTACTACTAATGGTCCCCTGCATCGCCTGCTATGTACTACGAAGAAGAAAATTTGCACTTCCAG GCGAGAAAGAGACAAATATCATTGAGGATGAATTGCTTGACTTAATGAGATTTGATCGGCCTACTGATGCCAATGCACGTCAAAATGATGGAAATATGAGACATGATTTAAGTGTCTTTAGTTATGCATCTGTAATGGCTGCCACATGCAATTTCTCACAAGAAAACAAGCTCGGACAAGGGGGATTTGGTCCGGTTTATAAG GGAAAATTGGTGACGGGACAAGAAGTAGCAGTTAAGAGGCTTTCAAAGTGTTCAGGGCAAGGAACGTTGGAGTTTAAGAATGAATTGATACTCATATATGAACTCCAACATAAAAACCTTGTCAAACTTTTTGGATTTTGCATTCATGGTGAAGAGAGGATGCTTATATACGAGTATATGCCAAACAAAAGTTTGGACTACTTTTTATTCG ATTCAACAAGAGTCATGCTACTTGATTGGAAGAAGCGTTTCAGTATAATTGAAGGAATTGCTCAAGGATTGCTTTACTTGCACAAGTACTCAAGAGTTACTGTAATTCACAGAGATTTAAAAGCAAGTAACATACTACTTGATGAAAATATGAACCCCAAAATATCTGATTTTGGTATGGCAAGGATTTTCAAGCATAATGAACTAGAAGCAAATACTAATAGGGTTGTCGGAACATA TGGTTACATGTCTCCCGAGTATGCCATGGATGGCCTCTTTTCCATAAAATCTGATGTTTATAGTTTTGGAGTGTTAATGCTTGAAATTGTAAGCGGCAGGAGAAACAATAGCTTCTATAATGCTGATCGCCTGCTTAATATAGTAGGATAT GCATGGGAATTATGGAAGGAAGGCACAGTTCTAGAATTAATGGATCCAGCATTAGGCGATTCATGTATCAAAGATCAATTGTTAAGATGCGTTCATGTTGGTCTACTATGCGTGGAAGAAAATGCAGCTGATCGGCCTACCATGTCAGATGTCGTATCTATGTTGACAAATCAAAGCACACCGTTGCCATTGCCTGCAAAGGCAGCATTTTTTACAGGAAGAAATGTGGTTGAAAATGGTTCGAGTGGAAAAAAATCAgaatttttttcatcaaatgaGATATCCAATTCCACTGCTGTGCCGCGATGA
- the LOC126585770 gene encoding G-type lectin S-receptor-like serine/threonine-protein kinase At1g67520 isoform X5, whose amino-acid sequence MGSCRTCLLIFSSLVVWTYYYTAASAQVTHKPGDTLKPGDTLKPGESLNSTTWLCSAMGTFCLGFCVYDKSNSSQLCIWGRDTSNTGWIASRDKPVLYPTGVLTLDKNKTLKIMDQGRTRLELYSASRETANTNTSTVVATLLDSGNFILQEVNTIHGSKNRILWQSFDHPTDTLYPGMMLGVNHRNGHMLSLTSWSSDYNPKPEPFTLEWDYKTQELQIKRRGVVYWTSGALTSKRFKLLRKRYNFSIVSNKNEDYFSYYSLSQTSASEWYLTSTGLLFDYGGVDIARADNCYGYNTDGGCQRWAEKPTCRHVGDIFELKTGFFKPTTTNSTPDSTFPSDSNESLSISDCKDSCWKNCECLGYTFLNADDESGCQYYTGINWEFIQDFTGDSTQNFNMLKTKSPHSNGTKKRIFIGTGITVATLLLMVPCIACYVLRRRKFALPGEKETNIIEDELLDLMRFDRPTDANARQNDGNMRHDLSVFSYASVMAATCNFSQENKLGQGGFGPVYKGKLVTGQEVAVKRLSKCSGQGTLEFKNELILIYELQHKNLVKLFGFCIHGEERMLIYEYMPNKSLDYFLFDSTRVMLLDWKKRFSIIEGIAQGLLYLHKYSRVTVIHRDLKASNILLDENMNPKISDFGMARIFKHNELEANTNRVVGTYGYMSPEYAMDGLFSIKSDVYSFGVLMLEIVSGRRNNSFYNADRLLNIVGYAWELWKEGTVLELMDPALGDSCIKDQLLRCVHVGLLCVEENAADRPTMSDVVSMLTNQSTPLPLPAKAAFFTGRNVVENGSSGKKSEFFSSNEISNSTAVPR is encoded by the exons ATGGGTAGCTGCAGAACTTGCTTGCTCATATTTTCAAGCTTAGTGGTGTGGACTTATTATTATACTGCTGCAAGTGCACAGGTGACACACAAACCAGGTGACACACTCAAACCAGGTGACACACTCAAACCAGGTGAGTCTCTCAACTCCACAACTTGGTTATGTTCCGCAATGGGGACCTTCTGCTTAGGTTTCTGTGTATATGACAAATCGAATTCCAGCCAGTTGTGCATATGGGGACGTGATACTAGTAACACAGGGTGGATTGCTAGCCGAGACAAACCTGTTTTATACCCAACAGGAGTTCTTACCTTGGACAAGAACAAAACATTGAAAATTATGGACCAAGGCAGGACACGGTTGGAGCTTTACTCTGCTAGTAGAGAAACTGCAAATACTAACACTAGTACTGTGGTGGCTACTCTACTGGATTCTGGCAATTTTATCCTACAAGAAGTGAACACTATCCATGGATCGAAAAATCGGATTTTGTGGCAAAGTTTTGATCATCCAACAGATACCCTTTATCCAGGCATGATGTTAGGTGTTAACCATAGAAACGGGCACATGTTGTCACTTACTTCATGGTCAAGCGACTACAACCCAAAGCCGGAGCCTTTCACTCTTGAATGGGACTACAAAACGCAAGAATTGCAGATTAAGCGACGCGGAGTGGTTTACTGGACTAGTGGAGCCCTCACAAGTAAGAGATTTAAGCTGCTGAGGAAGAGGTATAATTTTAGCATTGTTTCGAACAAAAACGAAGACTACTTCTCTTACTACTCTCTAAGCCAGACTTCTGCATCAGAATGGTATTTAACCTCAACTGGACTGCTATTTGACTATGGAGGAGTTGATATTGCAAGAGCAGATAACTGTTATGGCTATAACACAGATGGAGGGTGCCAGAGATGGGCGGAGAAGCCAACTTGCAGACATGTTGGTGACATATTCGAGCTAAAAACTGGTTTCTTTAAACCAACCACCACAAATTCCACCCCAGATTCAACCTTCCCTAGTGATTCTAATGAAAGTCTAAGTATTAGTGATTGTAAAGATTCTTGTTGGAAAAATTGCGAGTGCCTCGGATACACCTTTCTAAATGCAGATGATGAGTCTGGATGTCAATATTATACCGGAATAAACTGGGAGTTCATACAAGACTTCACCGGTGATAGTACACAAAATTTCAATATGTTGAAAACAAAGTCACCTCACAGTAATG GAACAAAAAAGCGGATATTTATTGGCACTGGTATCACAGTTGCTACTCTACTACTAATGGTCCCCTGCATCGCCTGCTATGTACTACGAAGAAGAAAATTTGCACTTCCAG GCGAGAAAGAGACAAATATCATTGAGGATGAATTGCTTGACTTAATGAGATTTGATCGGCCTACTGATGCCAATGCACGTCAAAATGATGGAAATATGAGACATGATTTAAGTGTCTTTAGTTATGCATCTGTAATGGCTGCCACATGCAATTTCTCACAAGAAAACAAGCTCGGACAAGGGGGATTTGGTCCGGTTTATAAG GGAAAATTGGTGACGGGACAAGAAGTAGCAGTTAAGAGGCTTTCAAAGTGTTCAGGGCAAGGAACGTTGGAGTTTAAGAATGAATTGATACTCATATATGAACTCCAACATAAAAACCTTGTCAAACTTTTTGGATTTTGCATTCATGGTGAAGAGAGGATGCTTATATACGAGTATATGCCAAACAAAAGTTTGGACTACTTTTTATTCG ATTCAACAAGAGTCATGCTACTTGATTGGAAGAAGCGTTTCAGTATAATTGAAGGAATTGCTCAAGGATTGCTTTACTTGCACAAGTACTCAAGAGTTACTGTAATTCACAGAGATTTAAAAGCAAGTAACATACTACTTGATGAAAATATGAACCCCAAAATATCTGATTTTGGTATGGCAAGGATTTTCAAGCATAATGAACTAGAAGCAAATACTAATAGGGTTGTCGGAACATA TGGTTACATGTCTCCCGAGTATGCCATGGATGGCCTCTTTTCCATAAAATCTGATGTTTATAGTTTTGGAGTGTTAATGCTTGAAATTGTAAGCGGCAGGAGAAACAATAGCTTCTATAATGCTGATCGCCTGCTTAATATAGTAGGATAT GCATGGGAATTATGGAAGGAAGGCACAGTTCTAGAATTAATGGATCCAGCATTAGGCGATTCATGTATCAAAGATCAATTGTTAAGATGCGTTCATGTTGGTCTACTATGCGTGGAAGAAAATGCAGCTGATCGGCCTACCATGTCAGATGTCGTATCTATGTTGACAAATCAAAGCACACCGTTGCCATTGCCTGCAAAGGCAGCATTTTTTACAGGAAGAAATGTGGTTGAAAATGGTTCGAGTGGAAAAAAATCAgaatttttttcatcaaatgaGATATCCAATTCCACTGCTGTGCCGCGATGA
- the LOC126585770 gene encoding G-type lectin S-receptor-like serine/threonine-protein kinase CES101 isoform X7, producing MGSCRTCLLIFSSLVVWTYYYTAASAQVTHKPGDTLKPGDTLKPGESLNSTTWLCSAMGTFCLGFCVYDKSNSSQLCIWGRDTSNTGWIASRDKPVLYPTGVLTLDKNKTLKIMDQGRTRLELYSASRETANTNTSTVVATLLDSGNFILQEVNTIHGSKNRILWQSFDHPTDTLYPGMMLGVNHRNGHMLSLTSWSSDYNPKPEPFTLEWDYKTQELQIKRRGVVYWTSGALTSKRFKLLRKRYNFSIVSNKNEDYFSYYSLSQTSASEWYLTSTGLLFDYGGVDIARADNCYGYNTDGGCQRWAEKPTCRHVGDIFELKTGFFKPTTTNSTPDSTFPSDSNESLSISDCKDSCWKNCECLGYTFLNADDESGCQYYTGINWEFIQDFTGDSTQNFNMLKTKSPHSNVHLLINAGTKKRIFIGTGITVATLLLMVPCIACYVLRRRKFALPGEKETNIIEDELLDLMRFDRPTDANARQNDGNMRHDLSVFSYASVMAATCNFSQENKLGQGGFGPVYKGKLVTGQEVAVKRLSKCSGQGTLEFKNELILIYELQHKNLVKLFGFCIHGEERMLIYEYMPNKSLDYFLFDSTRVMLLDWKKRFSIIEGIAQGLLYLHKYSRVTVIHRDLKASNILLDENMNPKISDFGMARIFKHNELEANTNRVVGTYGYMSPEYAMDGLFSIKSDVYSFGVLMLEIAWELWKEGTVLELMDPALGDSCIKDQLLRCVHVGLLCVEENAADRPTMSDVVSMLTNQSTPLPLPAKAAFFTGRNVVENGSSGKKSEFFSSNEISNSTAVPR from the exons ATGGGTAGCTGCAGAACTTGCTTGCTCATATTTTCAAGCTTAGTGGTGTGGACTTATTATTATACTGCTGCAAGTGCACAGGTGACACACAAACCAGGTGACACACTCAAACCAGGTGACACACTCAAACCAGGTGAGTCTCTCAACTCCACAACTTGGTTATGTTCCGCAATGGGGACCTTCTGCTTAGGTTTCTGTGTATATGACAAATCGAATTCCAGCCAGTTGTGCATATGGGGACGTGATACTAGTAACACAGGGTGGATTGCTAGCCGAGACAAACCTGTTTTATACCCAACAGGAGTTCTTACCTTGGACAAGAACAAAACATTGAAAATTATGGACCAAGGCAGGACACGGTTGGAGCTTTACTCTGCTAGTAGAGAAACTGCAAATACTAACACTAGTACTGTGGTGGCTACTCTACTGGATTCTGGCAATTTTATCCTACAAGAAGTGAACACTATCCATGGATCGAAAAATCGGATTTTGTGGCAAAGTTTTGATCATCCAACAGATACCCTTTATCCAGGCATGATGTTAGGTGTTAACCATAGAAACGGGCACATGTTGTCACTTACTTCATGGTCAAGCGACTACAACCCAAAGCCGGAGCCTTTCACTCTTGAATGGGACTACAAAACGCAAGAATTGCAGATTAAGCGACGCGGAGTGGTTTACTGGACTAGTGGAGCCCTCACAAGTAAGAGATTTAAGCTGCTGAGGAAGAGGTATAATTTTAGCATTGTTTCGAACAAAAACGAAGACTACTTCTCTTACTACTCTCTAAGCCAGACTTCTGCATCAGAATGGTATTTAACCTCAACTGGACTGCTATTTGACTATGGAGGAGTTGATATTGCAAGAGCAGATAACTGTTATGGCTATAACACAGATGGAGGGTGCCAGAGATGGGCGGAGAAGCCAACTTGCAGACATGTTGGTGACATATTCGAGCTAAAAACTGGTTTCTTTAAACCAACCACCACAAATTCCACCCCAGATTCAACCTTCCCTAGTGATTCTAATGAAAGTCTAAGTATTAGTGATTGTAAAGATTCTTGTTGGAAAAATTGCGAGTGCCTCGGATACACCTTTCTAAATGCAGATGATGAGTCTGGATGTCAATATTATACCGGAATAAACTGGGAGTTCATACAAGACTTCACCGGTGATAGTACACAAAATTTCAATATGTTGAAAACAAAGTCACCTCACAGTAATG TACATTTACTAATCAATGCAGGAACAAAAAAGCGGATATTTATTGGCACTGGTATCACAGTTGCTACTCTACTACTAATGGTCCCCTGCATCGCCTGCTATGTACTACGAAGAAGAAAATTTGCACTTCCAG GCGAGAAAGAGACAAATATCATTGAGGATGAATTGCTTGACTTAATGAGATTTGATCGGCCTACTGATGCCAATGCACGTCAAAATGATGGAAATATGAGACATGATTTAAGTGTCTTTAGTTATGCATCTGTAATGGCTGCCACATGCAATTTCTCACAAGAAAACAAGCTCGGACAAGGGGGATTTGGTCCGGTTTATAAG GGAAAATTGGTGACGGGACAAGAAGTAGCAGTTAAGAGGCTTTCAAAGTGTTCAGGGCAAGGAACGTTGGAGTTTAAGAATGAATTGATACTCATATATGAACTCCAACATAAAAACCTTGTCAAACTTTTTGGATTTTGCATTCATGGTGAAGAGAGGATGCTTATATACGAGTATATGCCAAACAAAAGTTTGGACTACTTTTTATTCG ATTCAACAAGAGTCATGCTACTTGATTGGAAGAAGCGTTTCAGTATAATTGAAGGAATTGCTCAAGGATTGCTTTACTTGCACAAGTACTCAAGAGTTACTGTAATTCACAGAGATTTAAAAGCAAGTAACATACTACTTGATGAAAATATGAACCCCAAAATATCTGATTTTGGTATGGCAAGGATTTTCAAGCATAATGAACTAGAAGCAAATACTAATAGGGTTGTCGGAACATA TGGTTACATGTCTCCCGAGTATGCCATGGATGGCCTCTTTTCCATAAAATCTGATGTTTATAGTTTTGGAGTGTTAATGCTTGAAATT GCATGGGAATTATGGAAGGAAGGCACAGTTCTAGAATTAATGGATCCAGCATTAGGCGATTCATGTATCAAAGATCAATTGTTAAGATGCGTTCATGTTGGTCTACTATGCGTGGAAGAAAATGCAGCTGATCGGCCTACCATGTCAGATGTCGTATCTATGTTGACAAATCAAAGCACACCGTTGCCATTGCCTGCAAAGGCAGCATTTTTTACAGGAAGAAATGTGGTTGAAAATGGTTCGAGTGGAAAAAAATCAgaatttttttcatcaaatgaGATATCCAATTCCACTGCTGTGCCGCGATGA